A window of the Drosophila simulans strain w501 chromosome 2L, Prin_Dsim_3.1, whole genome shotgun sequence genome harbors these coding sequences:
- the LOC6731293 gene encoding YEATS domain-containing protein 4, translating into MTDFGGDSGGRLKGVTIVKPIVYGNIARSFGKKREEDGHTHQWKVYLKPYFNEDMSIYVKKVHFKLHESYANPNRIVVKPPYEITETGWGEFEVIIKIYFNDQSERPVTCYHILKLFQSPVVDGELTSSTTMDTKKGLVSESYEEIVFQEPTQILQHYLLLSEQSANGLLTHDTDFEEKKTKTLDNIVNVKQKVKAEIVTLKDKLKLARETISKFKAELAKVQKQPA; encoded by the exons ATGACTGACTTTGGCGGAGACTCGGGTGGCCGACTAAAGGGCGTAACTATAGTAAAGCCCATTGTGTATGGGAACATCGCCAGATCCTTCGGCAAGAAACGTGAGGAGGACGGACACACGCATCAGTGGAAGGTCTATTTGAAGCCCTATTTCAACGAGGACATGTCCATTTACGTGAAAAAAGTGCACTTCAAGCTGCACGAGAGCTACGCCAATCCGAACAGGATCGTAGTTAAGCCGCCGTACGAGATTACCGAGACCGGATGGGGTGAATTCGAGGTGATCATCAAGATATACTTCAACGATCAATCAGAGCGCCCGGTTACCTGCTACCACATCCTTAAGCTCTTCCAATCGCCTGTGGTCGATGGCGAGCTCACCTCTAGCACCACTATGGACACCAAGAAGGGCCTGGTCTCGGAGTCGTATGAGGAAATAGTGTTCCAGGAGCCCACCCAGATCTTGCAGCATTATCTTCTGCTTTCAGAACAGAGCGCCAATGGGCTGCTAACCCATGACACTGACT TTGAGGAAAAGAAGACGAAAACGCTGGACAACATTGTGAATGTGAAACAAAAGGTCAAGGCGGAGATTGTTACACTTAAGGACAAGCTAAAGCTGGCACGTGAGACCATTTCAAAGTTCAAGGCAGAATTGGCGAAGGTGCAGAAGCAACCTGCGTGA
- the LOC6731294 gene encoding cohesin subunit SA-1: MMARRGGKRIRMDDPPPDYDELHSDALNESTSDADSPTKRMTRLRARGGVRDKPPIIDDDEDEFFAPIARKRKTPATRKGPTERKERVERPRKEPVDKGHHERIDSEREITTDENSLYYIVRHSKNPIASIVDQWIEQYKANRETALVALMQFFINASGCKGKISEDIQYPVDHTSIIRRMTEEFDEESGEYPLIMTGTQWRKFKNNFCDFVQTLVKQCQYSIIYDQFLMDNVISLLTGLSDSQVRAFRHTATLAAMKLMTALVDVALLVSNNFDNAAKQFEAERVKSRDRRASDRLDSLMTKRSELEENMDEIKSMLTYMFKSVFVHRYRDSLPDIRAICMAEIGIWMENYPQNFLDDSYLKYIGWTLHDKIGEVRLRCLQSLLPLYEKDELKGKLELFTSKFKDRIVAMTLDKEFEVSVHAVKLVISILKIHPEILADKDCEIVYELVYSSHRGVAQAAAEFLNVRLFHLTADMEETKTKRGKVRMPNTPLVRDLVQFFIESELHEHGAYLVDSFIDSNDMVRDWECMTDLLLEEPGPNEEVLDNKQESTLIEIMVSSVKQSATGEVPVGRASNRKCTLSAKELKAIQDEKAKLTEHFIVTLPSLLEKYQADSEKLANLLAVPQYFDLNLYTTNRQEGNLQALLDRINQVMSMHTGREVLETCAKTLECLCAEGSATYTRCNIARSNIIESAVNKYKDAIEEWRNLIQGEETPNEDDIYNITITLKVLSILYSSHNLNPWELFKSLFQDVEEAQSKENIDRCLPNEALVYCIEACYFSISWGLQYVENECESVNVTEVVAELRNNLDTFMGACFELTRDGPTVQIQEAAYQSICDLLIIFSDKLARSEIEHIRGLEYKSRMDEHLILDNFVQHYVFSLKQDVAQDETRIEELHKKRNFLACYCKLVVYNIIPTMRAASIFKYYVKCYNDYGDIIKATLGKAREINKVNFAMTLLLSLITVFKSLQEQSEDGTVSKSSQEFVDLKELAKRFALTFGFDAIKNRESVAAIHRGGIYFAANKEPDDPVRAPTRLLFLEVLNEFNYKLLKQDKKVIMSFLDKIIPPAMPSSRAEEWQPLILYRNSLLHGETDQAPVASKRAYTRKRRDHDEEEEEEEDEEEHNDPDYRG, translated from the exons atgaTGGCACGTCGCGGGGGAAAGCGCATACGTATGGATGATCCGCCGCCGGACTACGATGAATTGCACAG cgATGCCCTGAATGAGAGCACTTCAGATGCAGACAGCCCCACCAAACGGATGACCAGGCTGCGAGCGCGTGGCGGAGTACGGGACAAACCGCCCATAATTGATGATGACGAGGATGAATTCTTCGCGCCAATTGCGCGCAAACGAAAGACTCCCGCAACCCGCAAGGGGCCAACAGAACGCAAGGAACGAGTTGAACGACCGCGCAAGGAGCCCGTGGACAAGGGACACCACGAGCGGATAGACAGTGAGCGGGAGATAACCACGGACGAAAACAGTCTCTACTATATTGTGCGACACTCGAAGAACCCTATTGCT AGCATTGTTGACCAATGGATTGAGCAGTATAAGGCAAACCGAGAAACGGCCCTGGTCGCACTGATGCAGTTTTTTATTAATGCTAGTGGCTGCAAGGGCAAGATATCCGAGGACATTCAGTATCCTGTAGATCACACATCAATTATCCGACGCATGACTGAAGAGTTTGACGAA gAAAGCGGCGAATATCCCTTGATCATGACCGGGACGCAGTGGcgaaagtttaaaaataatttctgcGATTTTGTGCAAACCCTTGTCAAGCAATGCCAGTACTCCATTATCTACGACCAGTTTCTGATGGACAACGTCATATCCCTGCTTACGGGCCTCTCGGATTCGCAGGTGCGAGCTTTTCGACACACGGCCACTCTGGCGGCCATGAAGTTGATGACAGCTTTGGTGGATGTCGCCCTATTGGTTTCGAATAACTTTGACAATGCTGCCAAGCAATTCGAAGCTGAACGCGTTAAG TCCCGAGATCGTCGTGCTTCTGACCGTTTGGACTCGCTTATGACTAAACGATCCGAATTGGAAGAGAATATGGACGAGATAAAGAGCATGTTGACCTACATGTTCAAGTCGGTGTTCGTTCACCGCTACAGAGACAGTCTGCCTGATATACGAGCCATATGTATGGCCGAGATCGGCATCTGGATGGAAAACTATCCGCAAAACTTTCTAGACGACTCTTACCTTAAATATATCGGTTGGACGCTCCACGATAAGATCGGAGAGGTGCGCCTGCGATGTTTGCAGTCATTGCTGCCGCTATACGAGAAGGATGAACTCAAGGGAAAACTTGAGTTGTTCACTTCAAAGTTTAAGGACAGGATTGTGGCCATGACGCTGGACAAGGAGTTTGAAGTGTCTGTTCATGCCGTCAAGCTGGTTATCAGtatcttaaa AATCCACCCAGAGATTTTGGCTGACAAGGATTGTGAAATTGTCTACGAGTTGGTTTACTCTTCACATCGTGGTGTGGCTCAGGCAGCAGCTGAGTTCTTAAACGTTCGCCTGTTTCACTTAACCGCCGACATGGAAGAGACGAAGACCAAACGTGGGAAAGTGCGTATGCCCAATACACCTCTGGTCCGGGACTTGGTGCAGTTCTTTATCGAATCGGAACTTCACGAACATGGCGCCTACCTCGTAGACTCCTTCATCGATAGCAATGATATGGTAAGGGACTGGGAATGTATGACGGATCTGCTTCTGGAAGAGCCGGGACCCAATGAAGAGGTCCTCGACAACAAGCAGGAATCGACACTCATCGAGATCATGGTCAGCAGCGTTAAACAATCTGCAACTGGGGAAGTTCCAGTCGGTCGCGCTAGCAATCGCAAATGTACGCTCAGCGCCAAGGAGCTAAAAGCTATCCAAGATGAAAAGGCGAAGCTGACCGAACACTTTATCGTCACCCTACCGTCCTTGTTAGAAAAGTATCAAGCAGACAgcgaaaagttggccaacCTCCTTGCAGTTCCACAGTATTTTGATCTCAATCTGTACACCACCAATCGTCAAGAGGGCAATCTTCAAGCCCTGTTAGATCGCATCAACCAGGTAATGAGCATGCACACAGGTCGCGAGGTTCTGGAAACTTGCGCAAAAACGCTAGAATGTCTTTGTGCCGAGGGTAGCGCCACCTACACCAGATGCAATATCGCCAGATCCAACATCATCGAGAGCGCTGTCAACAAGTACAAGGATGCAATCGAGGAATGGAGAAACCTCATACAAG GCGAGGAAACCCCTAATGAGGATGACATCTACAACATTACGATCACCCTTAAGGTCCTCTCCATTCTGTACTCCTCGCACAACCTCAATCCCTGGGAGCTGTTTAAGTCTCTGTTTCAGGACGTGGAGGAGGCGCAGTCTAAAGAGAACATCGATCGCTGTCTGCCCAACGAGGCCTTAGTCTACTGTATAGAAGCTTGTTACTTTTCCATTAGCTGGGGACTGCAGTACGTGGAAAACGAATGCGAGTCAGTTAACGTGACCGAGGTGGTGGCTGAGCTGCGCAATAATTTGGATACCTTTATGGGAGCCTGCTTTGAACTAACCCGCGATGGACCCACGGTTCAAATTCAAGAGGCG GCGTACCAGTCCATCTGCGATCTGCTGATCATTTTCTCGGACAAGTTGGCTCGCAGTGAGATCGAACACATACGCGGCTTGGAGTACAAGTCGCGCATGGATGAGCACCTTATCTTGGACAACTTCGTGCAGCACTATGTGTTCTCCCTTAAACAAGATGTGGCACAGGATGAAACCAGAATCGAGGAGCTGCATAAGAAACGTAATTTCTTGGCCTGCTACTGCAAATTGGTGGTGTACAATATAATTCCAACGATGCGTGCTGCCAGTATCTTTAAGTATTACGTTAAG TGCTACAACGACTATGGAGACATAATTAAGGCCACGTTGGGAAAGGCCCGTGAGATTAATAAGGTTAACTTCGCTATGACGCTCCTTTTGAGCCTGATCACAGTCTTCAAGAGTCTGCAGGAGCAGAGTGAGGATGGCACAGTTTCAAAGAGTTCCCAAGAGTTTGTGGACCTCAAGGAGTTGGCCAAGCGATTTGCGCTCACATTTGGTTTCGATGCCATCAAGAATCGCGAATCTGTGGCCGCCATTCATCGTGGAGGCATTTATTTTGCTGCCAACAAGGAGCCTGATGATCCGGTGCGGGCTCCAACTCGCTTACTTTTCCTGGAGGTTTTGAACGAGTTCAACTACAAGCTGCTGAAGCAAGATAAGAAGGTTATAATGAGCTTTCTGGACAAGATAATACCACCCGCTATGCCATCCAGCCGAGCTGAGGAATGGCAGCCGCTGATATTATATCGCAATTCCTTGTTGCACGGCGAAACTGATCAGGCGCCCGTCGCTAGCAAACGAGCATACACACGTAAACGTCGAGATCATG atgaagaagaggaggaggaggaagacgAAGAGGAACACAATGATCCTGATTACAGGGGCTAG
- the LOC6731295 gene encoding E3 SUMO-protein ligase ZBED1 isoform X1, translated as MAIDGPIDSCQGCRTLPQNGCRGGCGHPQKNVQFENYQRIAAMSKKKSNVWQYFYKTSGTVATCLLCNRNYSRRGRGTTCLRNHLKSKHPPEFLSLSGDIKYLDLVKTEISIGSPQHPTAQLELNLHETDSDPLDTEDISYSKRCNEKLALMLLNHSFEFIEGPGFVNFIRALQPRYTIQPRSYYEKILCEDIHRKMHQHLQQQVGLLDAISLSTSLWRGDKGEGLLSLSCSGISRDFQNHRLMLKCEALNYESTSKLACCIRDLVPSLAIEVPKEKIHCVIRDEMTALPGSLPDCSVHRLQMCVRFALQSNELLQNLSSKCKQIVDHFASSKMANDHLKFIQEIRLTRDPCTLTPYDPFQWNSAFQMMSSVFRMKDALSLYCEEYSLVQIYPDEWIEIDLCSKVMQPCEETIKIWSNPSTTTSSVIPLVAALRDSLRTDVHNFVSSVTICSFARKLLEELEMKFAHITSDIKFLMATYLDPRYKQAFFTEREEQLVANEVLLQLAGVPEDCNGQPPLKIIKVSSTSSQKNESKIDSILDSILTTGTTNTQQPNTSMGSQSQIKNLLYLYNSEPRIDRNMDPLIWWRSNIKYISLYGIVRKFLSAPAASVVSEGLFRKSAHLYSDMRAGLSPESASKMLLMKSNFSFSNSDIN; from the exons ATGGCCATCGATGGGCCTATCGATAGCTGCCAGGGATGTCGAACTCTGCCGCAGAACGGATGTAGAGGCGGATGTGGACATCcgcaaaaaaatgtacaatttgAGAATTACCAAAGAATTGCAGCGATGAGCAAGAAGAAAAGCAATGTGTGGCAGTACTTCTACAAGACATCCGGCACAGTGGCCACCTGTCTGCTGTGCAACAGGAACTACTCGAGGCGAGGACGCGGCACAACCTGTCTGCGGAATCATCTGAAGAGCAAGCACCCACCGGAGTTCCTATCCCTATCCGGGGACATAAAGTACCTGGACCTGGTCAAGACCGAGATCTCCATCGGTTCGCCACAGCACCCCACAGCCCAGCTGGAATTGAATCTGCAC GAAACAGATTCAGATCCATTGGACACCGAGGATATTTCCTACAGCAAACGCTGTAATGAGAAGTTGGCCCTCATGCTTCTAAATCACTCGTTTGAGTTCATTGAAGGACCAGGATTCGTAAATTTCATTAGGGCGCTGCAGCCGAGGTATACGATTCAGCCAAGGAGCTACTATGAGAAGATACTGTGTGAGGATATACACAGGAAAATGCATCAGCATTTGCAGCAACAGGTGGGTCTGTTGGATGCCATATCGTTGTCTACAAGTCTCTGGCGGGGTGACAAAGGCGAAGGACTGCTGAGCTTGTCCTGCTCCGGAATATCAAGGGATTTTCAGAATCACCGCCTAATGCTGAAATGCGAGGCTCTGAATTACGAAAGCACTTCGAAGCTAGCTTGTTGCATTCGAGATCTTGTGCCCAGCTTGGCCATTGAGGTGCCCAAAGAGAAGATCCACTGCGTAATCAGGGACGAGATGACGGCGCTGCCAGGTTCCCTGCCCGATTGCAGTGTGCACCGCCTGCAGATGTGCGTTCGATTTGCCTTGCAATCGAACGAATTACTGCAAAACCTTTCATCCAAGTGCAAGCAAATAGTTGACCATTTTGCGTCGTCTAAGATGGCCAACGATCATCTGAAATTCATTCAAGAGATCCGCTTGACGCGAGACCCGTGCACACTCACACCTTACGATCCCTTTCAATGGAACTCCGCTTTTCAGATGATGAGCAGCGTGTTTCGAATGAAGGATGCTCTATCCTTGTACTGCGAAGAGTATAGTCTGGTCCAAATATATCCCGATGAATGGATAGAGATTGATTTGTGCAGCAAAGTAATGCAGCCTTGTGAAGAAACAATCAAGATATGGAGCAATCCATCTACGACAACATCATCCGTTATTCCTCTGGTTGCCGCTTTACGGGATTCCCTCCGAACGGATGTCCATAACTTTGTTTCATCTGTG ACTATATGCAGTTTCGCCAGAAAGTTGCTGGAAGAACTGGAAATGAAGTTCGCCCACATCACTAGCGACATCAAATTTTTGATGGCCACCTATTTGGATCCGAGGTATAAGCAAGCATTTTTCACCGAGCGTGAGGAGCAGTTGGTGGCCAATGAAGTTCTGCTTCAGCTCGCTGGAGTGCCAGAGGATTGCAATGGTCAACCACCgctgaaaataataaaagtgtcATCCACATCCTCCCAGAAGAATGAATCAAAGATCGATAGCATTCTGGACAGCATACTGACAACTGGAACGACGAACACTCAACAGCCAAATACGTCAATGGGCTCCCAATCTCAGATTAAGAATCTGCTATATCTATACAACTCCGAACCCAGAATCGATAGGAACATGGATCCCCTGATTTGGTGGAGGAGCAACATAAAATACATATCCTTGTATGGCATTGTTAGGAAGTTCTtatcagcaccagcagcaagtGTTGTTAGTGAAGGCTTATTTAGAAAATCAGCGCACTTGTATTCCGACATGCGGGCGGGCTTGAGCCCCGAAAGTGCATCCAAAATGTTGTTGATGAAGTCAAACTTTAGCTTTAGCAATTCGGACATCAATTAG
- the LOC6731295 gene encoding E3 SUMO-protein ligase ZBED1 isoform X2, producing MLLNHSFEFIEGPGFVNFIRALQPRYTIQPRSYYEKILCEDIHRKMHQHLQQQVGLLDAISLSTSLWRGDKGEGLLSLSCSGISRDFQNHRLMLKCEALNYESTSKLACCIRDLVPSLAIEVPKEKIHCVIRDEMTALPGSLPDCSVHRLQMCVRFALQSNELLQNLSSKCKQIVDHFASSKMANDHLKFIQEIRLTRDPCTLTPYDPFQWNSAFQMMSSVFRMKDALSLYCEEYSLVQIYPDEWIEIDLCSKVMQPCEETIKIWSNPSTTTSSVIPLVAALRDSLRTDVHNFVSSVTICSFARKLLEELEMKFAHITSDIKFLMATYLDPRYKQAFFTEREEQLVANEVLLQLAGVPEDCNGQPPLKIIKVSSTSSQKNESKIDSILDSILTTGTTNTQQPNTSMGSQSQIKNLLYLYNSEPRIDRNMDPLIWWRSNIKYISLYGIVRKFLSAPAASVVSEGLFRKSAHLYSDMRAGLSPESASKMLLMKSNFSFSNSDIN from the exons ATGCTTCTAAATCACTCGTTTGAGTTCATTGAAGGACCAGGATTCGTAAATTTCATTAGGGCGCTGCAGCCGAGGTATACGATTCAGCCAAGGAGCTACTATGAGAAGATACTGTGTGAGGATATACACAGGAAAATGCATCAGCATTTGCAGCAACAGGTGGGTCTGTTGGATGCCATATCGTTGTCTACAAGTCTCTGGCGGGGTGACAAAGGCGAAGGACTGCTGAGCTTGTCCTGCTCCGGAATATCAAGGGATTTTCAGAATCACCGCCTAATGCTGAAATGCGAGGCTCTGAATTACGAAAGCACTTCGAAGCTAGCTTGTTGCATTCGAGATCTTGTGCCCAGCTTGGCCATTGAGGTGCCCAAAGAGAAGATCCACTGCGTAATCAGGGACGAGATGACGGCGCTGCCAGGTTCCCTGCCCGATTGCAGTGTGCACCGCCTGCAGATGTGCGTTCGATTTGCCTTGCAATCGAACGAATTACTGCAAAACCTTTCATCCAAGTGCAAGCAAATAGTTGACCATTTTGCGTCGTCTAAGATGGCCAACGATCATCTGAAATTCATTCAAGAGATCCGCTTGACGCGAGACCCGTGCACACTCACACCTTACGATCCCTTTCAATGGAACTCCGCTTTTCAGATGATGAGCAGCGTGTTTCGAATGAAGGATGCTCTATCCTTGTACTGCGAAGAGTATAGTCTGGTCCAAATATATCCCGATGAATGGATAGAGATTGATTTGTGCAGCAAAGTAATGCAGCCTTGTGAAGAAACAATCAAGATATGGAGCAATCCATCTACGACAACATCATCCGTTATTCCTCTGGTTGCCGCTTTACGGGATTCCCTCCGAACGGATGTCCATAACTTTGTTTCATCTGTG ACTATATGCAGTTTCGCCAGAAAGTTGCTGGAAGAACTGGAAATGAAGTTCGCCCACATCACTAGCGACATCAAATTTTTGATGGCCACCTATTTGGATCCGAGGTATAAGCAAGCATTTTTCACCGAGCGTGAGGAGCAGTTGGTGGCCAATGAAGTTCTGCTTCAGCTCGCTGGAGTGCCAGAGGATTGCAATGGTCAACCACCgctgaaaataataaaagtgtcATCCACATCCTCCCAGAAGAATGAATCAAAGATCGATAGCATTCTGGACAGCATACTGACAACTGGAACGACGAACACTCAACAGCCAAATACGTCAATGGGCTCCCAATCTCAGATTAAGAATCTGCTATATCTATACAACTCCGAACCCAGAATCGATAGGAACATGGATCCCCTGATTTGGTGGAGGAGCAACATAAAATACATATCCTTGTATGGCATTGTTAGGAAGTTCTtatcagcaccagcagcaagtGTTGTTAGTGAAGGCTTATTTAGAAAATCAGCGCACTTGTATTCCGACATGCGGGCGGGCTTGAGCCCCGAAAGTGCATCCAAAATGTTGTTGATGAAGTCAAACTTTAGCTTTAGCAATTCGGACATCAATTAG
- the LOC6731296 gene encoding mini-chromosome maintenance complex-binding protein — MPCAMELPSTPDELAAQQADSAALKDLLKDPSRWHSIPLLNYTPLHKLKDQTLVRFRGMIQDMMDPEIYLERYEVKSADGSKRVQEGKYRDCLKMAPGEMIDYNADGNVHGERRTMFVVSVPGLNDWSKEHEKQCCPQIDLASLGQSPSSAKKRTIVGEEEAMDVDGASETTFKRPCLKEIQKDSEPVGASKSSVLGSEYLLNSPLPDRPSMACMVKVYDEFDTYQLNSLVDFVGFLSVDASLDAATLVIDDCENLSELQAAHPSPFLIPRLHAFGVQVLPHANPLLDKSLRQPTEICEETYPTQLAVHKDLRMLLKLCLFDDDLAAEYLLSHLISTVYSRSEMQSIGKFALNLCNLPKNCEAYATKLYQILELLLPASHYMPMTLGTLNTAAFAPKKDYETNKLVSGVLQLAPHTHLVLDETCMQQGKLEANGVHAVQHLAHLINNQELKCDFQYYQIDYQANIPVLVLSEGRSMLPSDFVMPINADAKAVELVDESLKAAHHYLQPSRLQQFRKYLTTARTSGFNVSEEHTEMIQQDFVDMRKANVKSNADDLHGLLVLSRLLGIARGKDTLDKETWQLATEFEAKRRQRIQSLPKSSAQMRN, encoded by the exons ATGCCCTGTGCCATGGAGCTGCCCAGCACGCCTGATGAACTGGCCGCCCAGCAAGCGGACAGCGCTGCACTCAAGGACTTGCTCAAGGATCCCAGTCGTTGGCACTCGATTCCCCTGCTTAACTACACACCTCTTCACAAGCTGAAGGATCAGACTCTGGTGCGCTTTCGTGGCATGATCCAGGACATGATGGACCCGGAAATCTACCTGGAGCGCTACGAAGTGAAATCCGCCGACGGCAGCAAACGTGTACAGGAAGGAAAGTACAGGGACTGCTTGAAAATGGCCCCTGGTGAAATGATCGACTACAACGCCGATGGAAACGTGCATGGAGAGAGGCGTACCATGTTTGTGGTGTCTGTGCCTGGCCTGAACGACTGGAGCAAGGAGCATGAGAAGCAGTGCTGTCCCCAGATCGATTTGGCCAGTCTGGGTCAATCTCCCAGTTCAGCCAAGAAGCGGACTATTGTAGGCGAAGAAGAAGCTATGGATGTGGACGGTGCGAGCGAAACAACCTTCAAGCGACCCTGCCTAAAAGAGATTCAAAAAGATAGCGAGCCAGTCGGCGCCTCCAAATCCTCTGTTCTTGGCTCAGAATACCTGCTTAACTCGCCTCTGCCTGATCGTCCCAGCATGGCATGCATGGTAAAGGTTTACGACGAGTTCGATACTTACCAGCTCAACTCGCTGGTCGACTTTGTGGGCTTTCTGTCAGTGGATGCTTCGCTAGACGCCGCTACCCTGGTCATAGACGATTGTGAAAACTTGAGTGAACTGCAGGCAGCTCATCCATCGCCTTTTCTTATACCCCGCCTGCATGCCTTTGGCGTCCAGGTGCTTCCGCATGCCAATCCGCTATTGGACAAAAGCCTTCGACAGCCAACGGAAATATGTGAGGAGACGTATCCAACCCAGCTTGCTGTCCACAAAGATCTGCGCATGCTTCTTAAACTCTGCCTTTTTGATGACGATCTGGCTGCCGAGTATTTGCTCTCGCACCTAATATCTACGGTCTACAGTCGTTCTGAGATGCAGAGCATCGGCAAGTTTGCCCTTAACCTTTGTAATCTCCCTAAGAATTGTGAGGCGTATGCAACCAAGTTGTATCAAATTCTGGAGCTGCTATTGCCGGCCAGCCATTACATGCCCATGACTCTCGGTACACTTAACACGGCTGCCTTTGCCCCAAA GAAGGATTATGAGACCAACAAGCTGGTTTCCGGCGTACTACAGTTGGCTCCCCATACGCATTTGGTGCTCGACGAGACCTGCATGCAACAGGGCAAGCTGGAGGCTAATGGTGTTCATGCCGTCCAGCATTTAGCGCACTTGATCAATAATCAGGAACTGAAGTGTGACTTCCAGTATTACCAAATAGACTACCAAGCAAACATTCCAGTTCTCGTGCTCAGTGAAGGGCGAAGTATGTTGCCG AGCGATTTTGTGATGCCCATTAATGCCGATGCTAAGGCCGTGGAACTCGTTGATGAATCTCTAAAGGCAGCCCACCACTATCTGCAGCCATCACGTCTGCAGCAGTTTCGCAAGTACTTGACCACAGCGCGCACTAGCGGCTTCAACGTGAGCGAGGAGCACACGGAAATGATCCAGCAGGACTTCGTCGACATGCGTAAAGCCAATGTCAAAAGTAATGCCGATGATCTGCACGGACTGCTGGTCCTTTCGCGCCTGCTGGGCATCGCCCGGGGCAAGGATACGTTGGACAAAGAAACATGGCAGCTGGCTACGGAGTTCGAAGCAAAGCGTCGCCAGCGTATTCAATCTCTGCCGAAATCATCTGCGCAAATGCGCAATTAA
- the LOC27208426 gene encoding ZZ-type zinc finger-containing protein 3, which yields MELADVSPEDEDVFHFETEHLALRGNQCYTNLLRTLAVLQAQRIRVHQQIDELEATQKIYLENPQHMLDKLRNNEPLIADNYITTTVLPDLPTLSPNDEERGTNETPEDASSWTQEANKNRDRSNGRSENFNRLWTNQEQSRLEQLLIQYPPEEVEMRRFGKIAKALGNRTAQQVYSRVQKYFQKLHDAGMPVPGRIPKHRRPGLSKPKIKLRKSTFFPAHNISLQMPEDDFTFDDLRVPSPASDMLLMPASSQVKIEPKTESECMDADLNTEAKRKQELCLKLLSAIQDEKREMEDGYEPDLLAAKCAECEEASVTRTQWRCNSCYCHLNLCGDCLASQLIEGRFEHLSHEVVEDQES from the coding sequence ATGGAACTAGCAGACGTATCTCCAGAAGATGAGGATGTGTTTCACTTTGAGACCGAGCACCTGGCACTGCGTGGCAACCAGTGCTATACCAATTTGCTGCGCACCTTGGCCGTGCTGCAGGCACAAAGGATTCGGGTGCATCAGCAGATTGATGAATTGGAAGCCACGCAAAAGATCTACTTGGAGAATCCGCAACATATGCTAGACAAACTGCGAAATAACGAGCCCTTGATAGCGGATAACTACATCACCACGACCGTTCTACCGGACTTGCCAACTCTGTCGCCCAATGACGAGGAAAGAGGCACAAATGAGACACCGGAGGATGCGTCTTCCTGGACGCAGGAGGCGAACAAGAACCGGGACAGGAGTAATGGACGGTCGGAGAACTTCAATCGCTTGTGGACCAACCAAGAGCAGAGTCGCTTGGAGCAGCTGCTCATCCAGTATCCGCCAGAGGAAGTGGAAATGCGCAGATTCGGGAAGATAGCGAAGGCTTTGGGTAACAGAACGGCACAGCAAGTATATAGCCGTGTCCAGAAGTATTTCCAGAAGCTGCACGATGCCGGGATGCCTGTGCCCGGTCGCATACCCAAGCATCGACGTCCGGGCTTGAGTAAGCCGAAGATCAAACTTCGCAAGTCAACCTTCTTCCCCGCTCATAATATATCGCTACAAATGCCAGAGGACGATTTCACATTTGATGACCTTCGAGTCCCGTCGCCTGCGAGCGATATGCTCCTTATGCCGGCATCTTCCCAAGTCAAGATCGAACCAAAGACCGAATCCGAATGCATGGATGCCGATCTAAATACGGAGGCAAAGCGAAAACAGGAACTATGCCTTAAGCTTCTATCAGCCATTCAGGACGAGAAACGGGAGATGGAGGACGGATATGAGCCAGACTTGCTAGCCGCCAAGTGTGCCGAGTGCGAAGAGGCATCTGTGACCAGGACCCAATGGCGTTGTAACAGTTGTTATTGTCACCTTAATCTGTGCGGAGATTGCCTGGCCAGTCAGCTAATCGAAGGGCGCTTCGAGCATTTAAGTCATGAAGTTGTAGAGGACCAAGAGTCATGA